Proteins found in one Geomonas subterranea genomic segment:
- a CDS encoding aminotransferase class I/II-fold pyridoxal phosphate-dependent enzyme, translated as MNPLAAELNESLAQHSPHVLEMLSDLGKNLFFPKGILTQSAEAKEKATKFNATIGIATENGGPMYLSCIQDKLSSFDPKDIFPYAPPAGKPELRALWREKMLRENPSQVGKHFSSPIVTNALTHGLSIVADMFVDKGDHLILPDMLWGNYNLTFGTCSGAIVKKYPTFTANGGYDVDAFKATLQNSAEEKGKVIVLLNFPNNPSGYTPTVAEGDALVAAIKEVADGGCNVVAITDDAYFGLFYEDSLKESLFGKLANLHPRILAVKLDGATKEEFVWGFRTGFITFADGNDYENAPVMTALEKKAMGIIRARISNCPHPSQTFVIEALRSPDFLKQKEEKFEIMKGRALKTKEVLNSGKYDKAWDYYPFNSGYFMCLKLKTVDAEKLRVHLLDKYGVGAISTTKTDLRIAFSCIAEQDIPELFDIIYKGVQDLA; from the coding sequence ATGAATCCATTAGCCGCAGAGTTAAACGAGTCTCTAGCCCAGCACAGCCCCCATGTTCTGGAGATGCTGTCGGATCTCGGCAAGAACCTCTTCTTCCCCAAGGGCATCCTTACCCAGTCGGCTGAAGCCAAAGAAAAAGCTACCAAGTTCAACGCCACCATCGGCATCGCCACCGAGAACGGCGGCCCGATGTACCTCTCCTGCATCCAGGACAAGCTCTCCTCCTTCGACCCGAAGGACATCTTCCCGTACGCGCCGCCGGCAGGCAAGCCGGAACTGCGCGCCCTGTGGCGCGAGAAGATGCTGCGTGAGAACCCGAGCCAGGTCGGCAAGCATTTCAGCAGCCCCATCGTCACCAACGCGCTCACCCACGGTCTCTCCATCGTCGCCGACATGTTCGTCGACAAGGGGGATCACCTGATCCTGCCGGACATGCTCTGGGGCAACTACAACCTCACCTTCGGCACCTGCAGCGGCGCGATCGTCAAGAAGTACCCGACCTTCACCGCCAACGGCGGCTACGACGTGGACGCCTTCAAGGCCACCCTGCAGAACTCCGCCGAGGAGAAGGGGAAGGTCATCGTGCTCTTGAACTTCCCGAACAACCCGAGTGGCTACACCCCGACCGTCGCCGAGGGTGACGCCCTGGTCGCCGCCATCAAGGAGGTTGCCGATGGGGGCTGCAACGTGGTTGCCATCACCGACGACGCCTACTTCGGTCTCTTCTACGAGGACAGCCTCAAGGAATCGCTCTTCGGCAAGCTGGCGAACCTCCACCCGCGCATCCTCGCGGTCAAGCTGGACGGCGCCACCAAGGAGGAGTTCGTCTGGGGCTTCCGCACCGGCTTCATCACCTTCGCCGACGGCAACGACTACGAGAACGCGCCGGTCATGACCGCCCTGGAGAAGAAGGCTATGGGCATCATCCGTGCCCGCATCTCCAACTGCCCGCACCCCTCCCAGACCTTCGTCATCGAGGCGCTGCGCTCCCCCGACTTCTTGAAGCAGAAGGAGGAGAAGTTCGAGATCATGAAGGGTCGCGCGCTGAAGACCAAGGAAGTTTTGAACAGCGGCAAGTACGACAAGGCCTGGGATTACTATCCGTTCAACTCCGGCTACTTCATGTGCCTCAAACTGAAGACCGTCGATGCCGAGAAGCTGCGCGTGCATCTGCTGGACAAGTATGGTGTCGGTGCCATTTCCACCACCAAGACCGACCTCCGTATCGCCTTCTCCTGCATCGCGGAGCAGGACATACCGGAGCTCTTCGACATCATCTACAAGGGTGTGCAGGACCTGGCGTAA
- the rocF gene encoding arginase — MENGIRMIGVPVDLGQEQRGVDLGPGALRYAGLSARLAGLGYIVEDIGNLPVPVRDVLGAERELRYLPSIRQVCETVYQAGRSAVTQGVMPIFMGGDHSMAVGSIGGVTDEQPTAVIWIDAHGDYNTPESSITGNIHGMALAALLGDGFPELVNVGRPGAKLHVSDIILIGLRELDPQEKLRLRGSGIKAYTMRDIDERGMAAIAHEALGRLAHRTRLHVSLDLDGLDPLEVPGVGTTAPGGITYREAQLLMEIIADTGLLRSMDIVEINPILDHSNRTAKIAVELTASAFGASIL, encoded by the coding sequence ATGGAAAACGGCATCAGGATGATAGGGGTTCCGGTAGATCTGGGGCAGGAACAGCGTGGCGTGGATCTGGGGCCGGGCGCACTGCGTTACGCGGGGCTTTCGGCGCGGCTGGCTGGACTTGGGTACATCGTGGAAGACATCGGCAACCTCCCCGTACCGGTGCGCGACGTGCTGGGCGCCGAACGGGAGCTGCGCTACCTCCCCTCGATCCGGCAGGTCTGCGAGACGGTCTACCAGGCCGGGCGCAGCGCGGTGACCCAGGGGGTCATGCCCATCTTCATGGGGGGGGACCACTCCATGGCGGTGGGCTCCATCGGCGGGGTGACCGACGAGCAGCCGACGGCGGTGATCTGGATCGACGCCCACGGCGATTACAACACCCCCGAGAGCAGCATCACCGGCAACATCCATGGCATGGCGCTGGCGGCGCTTTTGGGGGACGGGTTCCCGGAACTGGTCAACGTGGGGCGTCCCGGGGCGAAGCTGCATGTCTCGGACATCATCCTGATCGGCCTGCGTGAGCTCGATCCCCAGGAGAAGCTGCGCCTGCGCGGCTCCGGCATCAAGGCCTACACCATGCGCGATATCGACGAGCGGGGCATGGCGGCCATCGCGCACGAGGCGCTGGGGCGGCTCGCGCACCGCACCCGCCTGCACGTGAGTCTCGACCTGGACGGGCTGGACCCGCTCGAGGTCCCGGGTGTGGGAACCACGGCGCCTGGGGGGATCACCTACCGGGAGGCGCAGTTGCTGATGGAGATCATCGCGGACACCGGCCTTTTACGGTCGATGGACATCGTGGAGATCAACCCCATCCTCGATCACAGTAACCGCACCGCCAAGATCGCCGTGGAGCTGACGGCGTCTGCCTTCGGGGCCTCCATCTTGTAA
- a CDS encoding cofactor-independent phosphoglycerate mutase: protein MKYVVLLGDGMSDQPVGALEGKTPLQAAKTPNMDFMARRGTLGLAHTVPQGYAPGSDVANLSMFGYNPVDCYTGRSPLEAASMGVSLGPDDVAFRLNLVHLEARGGKLIMEDYSAGHISSADGRELVEELQRQLGNEEFSFHPGVSYRHLMVWHGGRTQIKMTPPHDISGQSITEHMPSGEGADKLIYLMNSSQMIFHNHPQYKRRAANGEVPANSIWLWGHGKAPAMDTFGARYGLSGAVISAVDLIKGIGVYAGLDIINVPGATGYLDTNFDGKAQAAIDALKEHDFVFVHVEAPDEASHSGKLADKIKAIELFDEKVVGAVLRGVKQFGEYRILCAPDHPTPIALMTHSSDPVPFVIYAGEEKEKSGVAGYDEIAAAATGLQVEPGYKLMEMLLER from the coding sequence ATGAAGTACGTTGTGTTGCTCGGAGACGGGATGTCGGACCAGCCGGTCGGGGCTTTGGAAGGGAAAACGCCGCTGCAGGCGGCAAAGACGCCCAACATGGATTTCATGGCGCGACGGGGAACGCTGGGGCTCGCCCACACCGTGCCGCAGGGGTACGCTCCCGGCTCGGACGTCGCCAACCTCTCCATGTTCGGCTACAACCCCGTCGACTGCTACACCGGCCGCTCCCCACTGGAGGCTGCCAGCATGGGCGTGTCGCTGGGCCCCGACGACGTCGCCTTCCGCCTCAACCTGGTGCACCTGGAGGCTCGCGGGGGGAAGCTGATCATGGAGGATTACTCCGCCGGCCACATCTCCAGCGCCGACGGGCGTGAACTGGTCGAGGAACTGCAGCGCCAGCTGGGCAACGAGGAATTCTCCTTCCACCCCGGTGTCAGCTACCGTCACCTCATGGTATGGCACGGCGGCAGGACGCAGATCAAGATGACCCCGCCCCACGACATCTCCGGGCAATCCATCACCGAACACATGCCGTCCGGCGAGGGCGCCGACAAGCTCATCTATCTCATGAACTCCTCGCAGATGATCTTCCACAACCACCCGCAGTACAAGCGCCGCGCGGCCAACGGCGAGGTGCCGGCCAACTCCATCTGGCTCTGGGGACACGGCAAGGCTCCCGCCATGGACACCTTCGGCGCGCGCTACGGCCTCTCCGGCGCCGTGATCTCCGCGGTCGACCTCATCAAGGGGATCGGCGTCTACGCCGGTCTCGACATCATCAACGTCCCGGGCGCCACCGGCTACCTCGACACCAATTTCGACGGCAAGGCCCAGGCCGCCATCGACGCGCTCAAGGAGCATGACTTCGTGTTCGTGCACGTCGAGGCTCCCGACGAGGCGTCGCACTCCGGCAAGCTAGCCGACAAGATCAAGGCCATCGAGCTCTTCGACGAGAAAGTGGTGGGGGCGGTGCTCCGGGGGGTGAAGCAGTTCGGCGAGTACCGCATCCTCTGCGCTCCCGACCATCCCACCCCGATCGCCCTGATGACCCACAGCTCCGATCCCGTTCCCTTCGTGATCTACGCCGGAGAGGAGAAGGAGAAGAGCGGCGTGGCCGGCTACGACGAGATCGCCGCCGCGGCGACCGGGCTCCAGGTGGAGCCTGGGTACAAGCTCATGGAGATGCTGCTCGAACGGTAG
- a CDS encoding beta-class carbonic anhydrase: MTLLDKVLDHNKKFVRPGAFPPLPKDPKKQLAIFTCMDTRLVDFLEPAMGIKRGDAKVIKNAGNTLVDPNGGVIRSLVAAVFLLGVEEIFVIGHKDCGMGSVDVEQLKAKMVERGIDPAAIEGLDPDLGQWVGAFSCPEENVERVTGIIRNSPLIPKDVPVHGLIFCPNDGHLEVVVPGY, translated from the coding sequence ATGACTCTTCTCGACAAAGTCCTGGACCATAACAAGAAATTCGTGAGACCCGGGGCGTTCCCTCCCCTTCCCAAGGACCCCAAGAAGCAGCTGGCCATCTTCACCTGCATGGACACGAGGCTCGTTGACTTCCTCGAGCCGGCCATGGGGATCAAGCGCGGCGACGCCAAGGTGATCAAGAACGCGGGCAACACCCTGGTCGACCCCAACGGCGGCGTGATCCGCAGCCTCGTGGCGGCCGTGTTCCTGCTCGGCGTGGAGGAGATCTTCGTGATCGGCCACAAGGATTGCGGCATGGGATCGGTGGACGTGGAGCAGCTCAAGGCGAAGATGGTTGAACGCGGCATCGATCCCGCGGCCATCGAGGGGCTCGACCCGGACCTCGGCCAGTGGGTGGGCGCCTTCAGCTGCCCGGAGGAGAACGTGGAGCGGGTCACCGGGATCATCCGCAACAGCCCCCTGATCCCCAAGGACGTTCCGGTGCACGGGCTGATCTTCTGCCCCAACGATGGCCATCTCGAAGTGGTGGTGCCGGGATACTAA
- a CDS encoding NADP-dependent malic enzyme produces the protein MSKKLGALDYHSSGRKGKIEVIATKPCQTAADLSLAYSPGVAEPCLAIQQNPDDAYKYTAKGNLVAVVSNGTAVLGLGNLGALAGKPVMEGKGILFKRFADIDVFDIELNTENPDEIIKAVQLLEPTFGGINLEDIKAPECFYIEEELKKTMNIPVFHDDQHGTAIISSAALLNALQLVGKKIEDIRIVVNGAGASANSCAKLAIALGVKPNNMIMCDTKGVIYKGRVEGMNPYKELFAADTNFRTLEEAAKGADVLFGLSAKGAFTPEMIRSMAPNPIIFAMANPDPEISPEEAHAVRGDVIIATGRSDYPNQVNNVLGFPFIFRGALDVRATAINEEMKLAAVHALARLAQEEVPDSVSKAYGNEKFTFGPNYIIPKPFDPRVLLHVAPAIAQAAMDSGVARQPIEDMAKYIEQLESTQGRSKEVMRMIINKAKSDPKKVVFPEGDNEKILRAAQTLVEEGIAQPILVGDRKKIQQKMDDLNLDLDVPIVDPTDSEHTEEYAQELYRRRQRKGLTLTECQRIMRRKSRVQFSTMMVAQGHADTLLGGIDTHYPETIRPALQVLGKQAGLSSVHGLYMMVFKKEVYFLADTTVTIDPTAEELAETAILAAEKVTMLGIEPRIAMLSFSNFGSVDHPQTRKVKRAVELVKERAPNLIVEGEMQADTAVVPELLDGFTFSKLKTPANVLIFPDLNSGNICYKLLRRLGGAEAIGPILMGMNKPVHVLQRGDDVHDVVNMAAIAVVDVQNA, from the coding sequence ATGAGCAAGAAATTAGGCGCACTTGACTACCACTCCAGCGGTAGAAAAGGGAAGATCGAAGTCATAGCCACGAAACCGTGCCAGACCGCGGCAGACCTGTCGCTTGCCTACTCTCCCGGGGTCGCGGAACCCTGCCTCGCCATCCAGCAGAACCCCGATGACGCCTACAAGTACACCGCCAAGGGGAACCTGGTGGCGGTCGTTTCCAACGGCACCGCGGTCCTTGGCCTTGGCAACCTGGGCGCGCTCGCAGGCAAGCCGGTCATGGAAGGGAAAGGGATCCTCTTCAAGCGCTTCGCCGACATCGACGTGTTCGACATCGAGTTGAACACCGAGAACCCGGACGAGATCATCAAGGCGGTCCAGCTCCTGGAGCCAACCTTCGGCGGCATCAACCTGGAGGACATCAAGGCGCCCGAGTGCTTCTACATCGAGGAAGAGCTCAAAAAGACCATGAACATCCCGGTCTTCCACGACGACCAGCACGGCACCGCCATCATCTCGTCGGCGGCGCTTCTGAACGCGCTGCAGCTCGTCGGCAAGAAGATCGAGGACATCAGGATCGTCGTGAACGGCGCCGGCGCCTCGGCCAACTCCTGCGCGAAGCTCGCCATCGCCCTGGGGGTCAAGCCCAACAACATGATCATGTGCGACACCAAGGGGGTCATCTACAAGGGACGGGTTGAAGGGATGAACCCCTACAAGGAACTCTTCGCCGCCGACACCAACTTCCGGACTCTCGAGGAGGCCGCAAAGGGCGCCGACGTCCTGTTCGGACTCTCCGCCAAGGGGGCCTTCACCCCCGAGATGATCCGCAGCATGGCGCCCAACCCGATCATCTTCGCCATGGCGAACCCCGACCCGGAGATCTCCCCGGAGGAAGCGCACGCGGTGCGCGGCGACGTGATCATCGCCACCGGCAGGAGCGACTATCCGAACCAGGTGAACAACGTGCTCGGCTTCCCCTTCATCTTCCGCGGGGCGCTCGACGTCCGTGCGACCGCCATCAACGAAGAGATGAAGCTCGCCGCGGTGCACGCGCTGGCGCGGCTCGCCCAGGAAGAGGTGCCGGATTCGGTCTCCAAGGCGTACGGCAACGAGAAGTTCACCTTCGGCCCGAACTACATCATCCCGAAACCGTTCGACCCGCGCGTCCTCCTGCACGTGGCCCCGGCCATCGCGCAGGCCGCCATGGACAGCGGCGTGGCGCGCCAGCCCATCGAGGACATGGCGAAGTACATCGAGCAGCTCGAATCGACCCAGGGACGCTCCAAAGAAGTCATGCGCATGATCATCAACAAGGCGAAGAGCGACCCGAAAAAGGTCGTCTTCCCCGAGGGTGACAACGAGAAGATCCTGCGCGCGGCCCAGACCCTGGTCGAGGAGGGGATCGCCCAGCCGATCCTCGTGGGGGACCGCAAGAAGATCCAGCAGAAGATGGACGACTTGAACCTCGACCTCGACGTCCCCATCGTCGACCCGACCGACTCCGAGCACACCGAGGAATACGCCCAGGAGCTCTACCGCAGGCGCCAGAGGAAAGGGCTCACCCTCACCGAGTGCCAGCGCATCATGCGCAGGAAATCCCGCGTGCAGTTCTCGACCATGATGGTGGCGCAGGGACATGCCGACACCCTCCTCGGGGGAATCGACACCCACTACCCGGAGACCATCCGCCCGGCGCTGCAGGTGCTCGGGAAACAGGCGGGGCTTTCCAGCGTCCACGGCCTTTACATGATGGTGTTCAAGAAAGAGGTCTACTTCCTCGCCGACACCACGGTGACCATCGACCCGACCGCGGAGGAGCTGGCTGAGACCGCCATCCTCGCCGCCGAGAAGGTCACCATGCTCGGCATCGAGCCGCGCATCGCCATGCTCTCCTTCTCCAACTTCGGCTCGGTGGACCACCCGCAGACCCGGAAGGTGAAGCGCGCCGTGGAACTGGTTAAGGAGCGCGCGCCCAACCTGATCGTCGAAGGCGAGATGCAGGCGGACACGGCCGTGGTCCCCGAGCTTTTGGACGGCTTCACCTTCTCCAAACTGAAGACCCCGGCGAACGTGCTGATCTTCCCGGACCTCAACTCCGGCAACATCTGCTACAAGCTCCTGCGCCGCCTGGGGGGCGCCGAGGCGATCGGCCCCATCCTCATGGGGATGAACAAGCCGGTACACGTGCTGCAGCGCGGCGACGACGTGCATGACGTGGTCAACATGGCCGCCATCGCGGTCGTGGACGTGCAGAACGCCTAG
- the lepB gene encoding signal peptidase I codes for MEDYKNVCEDKPAEPAKEVKPVKAKHIVREYVESIIIAVLLAMVIRTFVVQAFKIPSGSMEDTLAIGDHLLVNKFIYGTRIPGMDGRILKIRDPRQGDVIVFEYPEDPTKDFIKRVIGVPGDVVEVKNKRVYVNGKLYANPHEVHKEPDTVPKEYNPRDFKDPVTVPAGSYFVMGDNRDRSYDSRFWGFVKNDKIKGLAFIKYWSWDKDKMRPRFNAIGKLID; via the coding sequence ATGGAAGATTACAAGAACGTCTGCGAAGATAAACCCGCCGAGCCGGCAAAAGAGGTGAAGCCGGTCAAGGCCAAACACATCGTCCGCGAGTACGTCGAGTCGATCATCATCGCGGTGCTCTTGGCCATGGTCATCCGCACCTTCGTCGTGCAGGCATTCAAGATCCCCTCCGGCTCCATGGAGGATACCCTGGCGATCGGCGACCATCTGCTGGTCAACAAGTTCATCTACGGCACCAGGATCCCCGGGATGGACGGGCGCATCCTCAAGATCCGGGACCCCAGGCAGGGCGACGTCATCGTCTTTGAGTATCCGGAGGACCCGACCAAGGACTTCATCAAACGCGTCATCGGGGTCCCCGGCGACGTGGTCGAGGTGAAGAACAAGCGTGTCTACGTGAACGGCAAGCTCTACGCCAACCCGCACGAGGTGCACAAGGAGCCGGACACCGTTCCCAAGGAGTACAACCCGAGGGACTTCAAGGATCCCGTCACCGTCCCCGCCGGCTCCTACTTCGTCATGGGCGACAACCGTGACCGTTCCTACGACAGCCGCTTCTGGGGTTTCGTGAAGAACGACAAGATCAAGGGGCTCGCCTTCATCAAGTACTGGTCCTGGGACAAGGACAAGATGCGGCCGCGCTTCAACGCCATTGGCAAGCTGATAGACTAA
- a CDS encoding methyl-accepting chemotaxis protein has translation MNFWMNLKVKTKSLCLVAIAVVTLIAIAAASLHKMRVMSDDQEAMNTSVIHVGMLNDMKNDLLAIRLDLVYMMLLEDPALIKDRADDLEKRKKQIEETQAKFLKYDLDQNEKRLIGQFKQGYEEYLVQGTKLQQMTQQSVGNAQARKETVAFATSSVAPLYKKPAEAISDLVADNEKSAKSLYEQDLAAYRSSQMFMIGLTALAAVLLAAIGVLIANSISRPLKMVFDTLAEVAAGDLTARSSITTRDEMGMLAAEVNEMAQKLNETMNQVVTNSLQVASAANDLHSTSEQIATGAEEVASQTSTVATASEEMAATSADIAQSCHRAAAGGEQATGRAQAGQAVVEQTVQVMNRIAAQVQTSAATVAGLGERSDQIGAIIGTIEDIADQTNLLALNAAIEAARAGEQGRGFAVVADEVRALAERTTRATREIGEMIKSIQSETREAVGAMEEGVREVENGTREAAKSGESLQEILRQISEVTEQVNQIATAAEEQTATTGEITNNIMQITEVVQDTSRGAHTCANAASNLAALSKDLQRLVGQFKLA, from the coding sequence ATGAATTTCTGGATGAACCTCAAAGTAAAAACCAAGAGCCTGTGCCTTGTGGCGATCGCCGTTGTCACGCTGATTGCCATTGCCGCCGCAAGCCTTCACAAGATGCGCGTCATGTCGGACGACCAGGAAGCGATGAACACATCCGTGATCCACGTGGGCATGTTGAACGACATGAAGAACGACCTCCTGGCCATCAGGCTGGACCTCGTCTACATGATGCTCCTCGAAGATCCTGCCCTCATCAAGGACAGGGCGGACGACCTGGAAAAAAGGAAGAAGCAGATCGAAGAAACCCAGGCCAAGTTCCTGAAGTACGACCTGGACCAAAACGAAAAGCGCCTGATCGGCCAGTTCAAGCAGGGGTACGAAGAGTACCTGGTGCAAGGGACCAAGTTGCAACAGATGACCCAGCAGAGCGTGGGCAACGCCCAAGCCCGCAAGGAAACGGTCGCCTTCGCGACCAGCTCGGTGGCGCCGCTCTACAAGAAACCCGCGGAGGCGATCAGCGATCTGGTGGCAGACAACGAAAAGAGCGCCAAGAGTCTCTACGAGCAGGACCTCGCGGCCTACCGCTCCTCCCAGATGTTCATGATCGGCCTCACCGCGCTGGCCGCGGTGTTACTGGCAGCGATCGGAGTGCTCATCGCCAACTCCATCAGCAGGCCGCTCAAGATGGTCTTCGACACCCTGGCCGAGGTGGCGGCTGGCGACCTCACCGCCCGCTCGAGTATCACGACCCGCGACGAAATGGGGATGCTGGCGGCGGAAGTGAACGAGATGGCGCAGAAGCTGAACGAGACCATGAACCAGGTGGTGACCAACAGCCTCCAGGTCGCCTCGGCGGCGAACGACCTGCACAGCACCTCCGAACAGATCGCCACCGGCGCCGAGGAGGTTGCGTCACAGACCAGCACCGTGGCGACCGCCAGCGAGGAGATGGCCGCCACCTCCGCCGACATCGCCCAGAGCTGCCACCGTGCCGCCGCCGGGGGTGAGCAGGCGACCGGCCGCGCCCAGGCCGGGCAGGCTGTCGTGGAGCAGACCGTGCAGGTTATGAACCGGATCGCGGCGCAGGTGCAGACCTCCGCAGCGACGGTGGCCGGGCTCGGCGAGCGCAGCGACCAGATCGGCGCCATCATCGGCACCATCGAGGACATCGCCGACCAGACCAACCTCCTGGCGCTGAACGCGGCCATCGAGGCGGCGCGGGCCGGGGAGCAGGGGCGCGGGTTCGCCGTAGTCGCCGACGAGGTCAGGGCTCTCGCCGAGCGCACCACCCGCGCGACCCGCGAGATCGGCGAGATGATCAAGTCGATCCAGAGTGAGACCCGTGAAGCCGTGGGAGCCATGGAGGAAGGCGTGCGCGAGGTAGAGAACGGCACCAGGGAGGCGGCCAAATCGGGTGAGTCCCTGCAGGAGATCTTGCGGCAGATCAGCGAGGTGACCGAGCAGGTGAACCAGATCGCCACCGCGGCAGAGGAGCAGACCGCGACCACGGGCGAGATCACCAACAACATCATGCAGATCACCGAGGTGGTGCAGGACACCTCGCGGGGTGCGCATACCTGCGCCAACGCCGCGAGCAACCTCGCGGCCCTCTCGAAGGACCTGCAGCGGCTGGTCGGTCAGTTCAAGCTGGCCTAG
- the lepA gene encoding translation elongation factor 4, whose product MVLEHIRNFSIIAHIDHGKSTIADRLLEFTGALSAREKQDQFLDKMDLERERGITIKAQTVRLNYRAEDGKDYILNLIDTPGHVDFTYEVSRSLTACEGGLLVVDASQGVEAQTLANVYLALDANLEVFVVLNKIDLPAAEPERVKAEIEEIIGLDTHDAVLASAKEGIGTKEILEEIVKKIPPPQGDPNKPLKALLFDSWYDQYQGVIILVRIVDGTIKKGDKIQLMSNRKSYEVLKAGVFAPDMRESAALTAGEVGFIIAGIREVADAKVGDTVTLLHNPCDGALPGYKEVKPMVFSGLYPIDTSQYESLRDALAKLKLNDSSFSYDPETSLALGFGFRCGFLGLLHMEIIQERLEREFNLELITTAPTVVYRVHGTDGNMVHIQSANQLPPTQEIAYVEEPFILASIHVPNEFVGGILALCEEKRGVQREIKYLTPTRVMVVYELPLNEVVLDFYDRLKSITKGYASLDYELLDYRQSELVRLNIMINGEVVDALSLIIHKDKAYYRGRELVSKMKELIPRQMFEIAIQAAVGTKVIARETVKAMRKDVLAKCYGGDITRKRKLLEKQKEGKKRMKNVGNVELPQEAFLAILKVEG is encoded by the coding sequence ATGGTACTCGAGCATATCCGCAATTTTTCCATCATCGCCCACATCGATCACGGCAAATCGACCATCGCCGACCGCCTTCTCGAATTCACCGGTGCCCTCTCCGCACGCGAGAAGCAGGACCAGTTCCTGGACAAGATGGACCTGGAGCGCGAACGCGGCATCACCATCAAGGCCCAGACCGTCCGTCTCAACTACCGGGCTGAGGACGGCAAGGACTACATACTCAACCTCATCGACACCCCGGGACACGTGGACTTCACTTACGAGGTATCCCGCTCCTTGACCGCATGCGAAGGGGGGCTCCTCGTGGTCGACGCCTCGCAGGGGGTGGAAGCGCAGACGCTCGCCAACGTCTACCTCGCCCTGGACGCGAACCTCGAGGTCTTCGTGGTGCTGAACAAGATCGACCTCCCCGCCGCCGAACCGGAGCGGGTCAAGGCTGAGATCGAGGAGATCATCGGCCTCGACACCCACGACGCCGTCCTCGCCAGCGCCAAGGAAGGGATCGGCACCAAGGAGATCCTCGAAGAGATCGTCAAGAAGATCCCGCCGCCGCAGGGTGACCCGAACAAGCCGCTCAAGGCGCTCCTGTTCGACTCGTGGTACGACCAGTACCAGGGGGTCATCATCCTGGTGCGCATCGTCGACGGCACCATCAAAAAGGGCGACAAGATCCAGCTCATGTCCAACCGTAAGTCCTACGAGGTCCTGAAGGCCGGCGTCTTCGCCCCGGACATGCGCGAGAGCGCCGCCCTCACCGCCGGCGAGGTCGGTTTCATCATCGCGGGGATCAGGGAAGTCGCCGACGCCAAGGTTGGCGATACCGTCACGCTGCTGCACAACCCCTGCGACGGCGCCCTCCCCGGCTACAAGGAAGTGAAGCCCATGGTGTTCTCCGGGCTCTACCCGATCGACACCTCTCAGTACGAGAGCCTGCGCGACGCGCTGGCGAAGCTCAAGCTGAACGATTCCTCCTTCTCGTACGACCCGGAAACCTCCCTCGCGCTCGGCTTCGGCTTCCGCTGCGGCTTCCTCGGTCTCTTGCACATGGAGATCATCCAGGAGCGCCTGGAGCGCGAGTTCAACCTCGAACTGATCACCACCGCCCCCACCGTCGTGTACCGCGTGCACGGCACCGACGGCAACATGGTCCACATCCAGAGCGCGAACCAGCTCCCGCCGACCCAGGAGATCGCCTACGTCGAGGAGCCGTTCATCCTCGCCTCCATCCACGTCCCCAACGAGTTCGTGGGGGGGATCCTGGCACTTTGCGAGGAGAAGCGCGGCGTGCAGCGCGAGATCAAGTACCTGACCCCGACCCGCGTCATGGTGGTGTACGAGTTGCCGCTGAACGAGGTGGTACTCGACTTCTACGACCGCCTGAAGTCCATCACCAAGGGGTACGCGTCGCTCGACTACGAGCTTTTGGACTACCGCCAGAGCGAACTGGTGCGTCTCAACATCATGATCAACGGCGAGGTGGTCGACGCCCTGTCGCTGATCATCCACAAGGACAAGGCGTACTACCGCGGCCGGGAGCTGGTCTCCAAGATGAAGGAACTGATCCCGCGCCAGATGTTCGAGATCGCCATCCAGGCGGCGGTCGGCACCAAGGTCATCGCCCGCGAGACGGTGAAGGCCATGAGGAAGGATGTTCTTGCCAAGTGCTACGGCGGGGACATCACCAGAAAGCGCAAGCTCCTGGAGAAGCAGAAAGAAGGGAAGAAGCGCATGAAGAACGTGGGCAACGTGGAACTGCCGCAAGAGGCGTTTTTGGCGATCCTGAAAGTCGAAGGGTAG